The following coding sequences are from one Bdellovibrionales bacterium window:
- a CDS encoding M24 family metallopeptidase, with translation MIFSKQAINNRQTQLQKAWSPLLSPSDAVIVSCGVPTQKPGGLDQNYDFLPHPSYYWLTGRRRAEGVAVFSLDSGWTVYEPPVSRDEKLWEGLSDTGENLPTLKDLATFFKKNSFHRVFLVGGPLPFLDTLGLPFQHDLDLQLLQTMNTIRRAKDSEEVALIQKVGHMANAGYKVLRQLIRPGLTERQLQIEYEAEVFRAGAHGMPYGTLMGSGPNSAILHAVPSHRVLGENEMLLVDGGAEVFDYCVDVTRQFSTSGQFTPRQKDMVSLVAKAQAQAIQSCTIGREWHDVHLTAARVIAEGLHALKIFKSDVTTVLESGAISIFFPHGIGHLVGLRVRDTGQEENVNPKKYCGVRLRVDLQLQENTLITVEPGCYFHSSLINDPELRAQYKDFINWDELEKWKDFGGIRLEDNVLITAKGPQVLTAMIEK, from the coding sequence ATGATTTTTTCCAAACAAGCCATCAATAACCGGCAAACCCAATTACAGAAAGCCTGGAGTCCTCTTTTATCTCCGTCCGACGCCGTGATTGTTTCCTGCGGTGTTCCCACGCAAAAACCGGGTGGTCTCGACCAAAATTACGATTTTTTACCTCACCCCTCTTACTACTGGCTCACGGGCCGGCGTCGCGCTGAGGGCGTCGCCGTCTTTTCGTTAGATTCAGGTTGGACAGTTTACGAGCCGCCCGTCTCGAGAGATGAGAAGCTTTGGGAGGGTCTCAGTGACACTGGTGAAAACTTACCCACGCTCAAAGATCTCGCGACGTTTTTCAAAAAGAACTCCTTTCATCGCGTCTTTTTGGTCGGAGGTCCACTTCCCTTTCTCGACACTCTTGGTCTCCCCTTCCAACACGATCTCGATCTGCAACTTCTGCAAACGATGAACACCATTCGTCGGGCTAAAGATTCTGAAGAAGTGGCGCTCATCCAGAAAGTGGGCCACATGGCCAATGCCGGCTACAAAGTTTTGCGCCAGTTGATTCGACCAGGTCTCACCGAAAGACAATTGCAAATCGAGTACGAAGCCGAAGTCTTTCGCGCTGGCGCTCACGGAATGCCCTACGGGACGCTGATGGGCAGCGGCCCTAACTCCGCCATCCTCCATGCGGTGCCCAGCCACCGCGTGCTCGGCGAAAACGAAATGCTCCTCGTTGATGGCGGGGCGGAAGTCTTTGATTACTGCGTCGATGTCACCCGCCAATTCTCCACCTCGGGCCAATTCACTCCCCGACAAAAAGATATGGTGAGCCTTGTCGCTAAAGCACAGGCTCAAGCGATTCAGAGCTGTACGATCGGCCGCGAGTGGCATGACGTCCATTTGACCGCGGCTCGAGTGATTGCCGAAGGCTTACACGCATTAAAGATTTTTAAGAGCGATGTGACGACCGTTTTAGAGAGCGGCGCGATCTCCATATTCTTTCCTCATGGGATAGGCCATTTGGTGGGTCTTCGAGTCCGAGACACAGGACAGGAAGAAAACGTGAACCCCAAAAAATATTGCGGGGTTCGACTTCGCGTCGATCTTCAACTGCAGGAAAACACTTTGATCACCGTAGAGCCCGGGTGTTACTTTCACTCTTCATTGATCAACGATCCCGAACTTCGCGCTCAGTACAAAGATTTTATAAATTGGGATGAGCTCGAAAAGTGGAAAGACTTTGGCGGAATTCGCCTCGAGGACAATGTCCTCATCACCGCAAAGGGCCCTCAGGTCCTCACCGCGATGATCGAAAAATAG
- a CDS encoding GlsB/YeaQ/YmgE family stress response membrane protein — MVQKFLAIPYVPLAVNWVGLGLASGVVAKVLLPGDEKLGWIRTILLGILGAFLGGVLAAQVGLNVRVGWNVYGFAAAVAGSLVLLLVNRVVTRS; from the coding sequence ATGGTTCAAAAGTTTTTGGCGATCCCTTACGTTCCCCTCGCGGTGAACTGGGTCGGTTTAGGCTTAGCATCAGGAGTGGTGGCCAAAGTTCTTCTTCCCGGCGACGAAAAGTTAGGATGGATTCGTACCATTCTTTTGGGAATCTTGGGCGCCTTTTTAGGCGGCGTGCTCGCCGCTCAAGTGGGCTTGAATGTCCGCGTCGGCTGGAACGTCTACGGATTTGCCGCCGCCGTCGCAGGATCTTTAGTATTACTCCTAGTGAATCGCGTCGTAACACGTTCGTAG
- a CDS encoding glycosyltransferase family 4 protein, producing MHLRNKTSNFNLMAYKALIILIEPPLPFGNAASRWFHVLVQGFKARGYDFDVLVTSGNDKDLDKARVVFKDWRNMHFFAFDKPKGFLSKIKTILYPQKFSLSAEFLKKLESLNPDSYDIIHVEQTWAGWGTWAWPHKTLINVHFLLAIDLELEKPKGLKYRFMFQRWFAAEKKILNHYPHIRTCSPRLKEHIHSWGVPKKHLESIPFGIDLSLYPFISTSQRQTQEPIITVIGNMQWSPSLSAAKRLAGELWPEILRQIPNAKLRIVGWAAREHLKDFLDQPQIEILENVPEIQPYFEQASVLVYAPGRGSGMKIKIQEALAFGVPVVTNSEGIEGLNVKDMVHVALGETNEELIAKTVQILKDPSLQESLRVNGRKMLEKQCGPEATLSQIEKLHRRIIASHRPI from the coding sequence TTGCATTTACGAAATAAGACCTCTAACTTTAATCTCATGGCCTATAAAGCGCTGATCATTTTGATTGAACCCCCTTTGCCTTTTGGCAATGCGGCCAGCCGCTGGTTCCATGTATTGGTCCAGGGATTTAAAGCCCGGGGCTATGACTTTGATGTCCTCGTCACCAGTGGAAACGATAAGGATCTCGACAAAGCGCGAGTCGTTTTTAAAGACTGGCGCAATATGCATTTCTTCGCGTTTGATAAGCCCAAAGGATTTTTATCAAAAATCAAAACCATACTGTATCCGCAAAAGTTTTCGTTGAGTGCCGAGTTTCTAAAAAAACTGGAGAGTTTAAATCCCGACTCCTACGATATCATTCACGTGGAGCAGACTTGGGCGGGCTGGGGCACATGGGCTTGGCCTCACAAAACGCTGATCAATGTTCATTTCCTTTTAGCCATTGATTTAGAGTTAGAAAAACCGAAAGGACTTAAATATCGATTTATGTTCCAAAGGTGGTTTGCGGCGGAGAAAAAAATTTTAAATCATTATCCGCACATTCGGACCTGTTCGCCGCGGCTCAAGGAACACATTCACAGCTGGGGTGTTCCTAAAAAACACTTAGAGTCGATTCCTTTTGGAATTGATTTGTCTCTCTATCCTTTTATTTCCACCTCGCAAAGGCAAACTCAAGAGCCCATCATTACGGTTATAGGAAATATGCAGTGGTCGCCTTCGCTTTCGGCCGCAAAGAGATTGGCCGGAGAACTGTGGCCCGAGATTCTCCGACAAATTCCAAACGCTAAACTGAGAATTGTGGGTTGGGCCGCGCGAGAGCATCTCAAAGATTTTCTCGATCAACCTCAAATCGAAATTTTAGAAAACGTGCCCGAAATACAACCCTACTTTGAACAGGCTTCGGTGCTCGTTTATGCTCCCGGTCGCGGAAGTGGGATGAAGATCAAAATTCAAGAGGCTTTAGCCTTTGGTGTGCCCGTCGTTACAAACTCAGAAGGGATCGAAGGTCTTAATGTGAAAGATATGGTTCACGTCGCTCTTGGAGAAACCAATGAGGAGTTGATTGCGAAGACGGTTCAAATTCTTAAAGATCCGTCGCTCCAAGAATCTCTAAGAGTCAACGGCCGTAAGATGTTAGAAAAGCAGTGCGGGCCCGAAGCGACGCTTTCGCAGATCGAAAAACTTCACCGCCGTATCATCGCGTCCCATCGACCTATTTAA
- the rnhA gene encoding ribonuclease HI — MTSFKDKIVIHTDGACSGNPGPGGWGCIVTLPEGQVREFGGGQPATTNNQMELQAVISAFESIHDRAEDVMVCTDSTYVIRGITQWIWGWMRKGWVNAQGEPVANKQQWQELHALHSRRGKNNVTWHYVRGHQGNPGNERCDEIAVCFSKRQYCELYDGPLLQYEHNPYDLPEDTSLPPMREATPKAKAYSYLSAVNGTVERHQTWSDCERRVKGRSGAKFKKALSPADEEVILAEWGYSSKDLK, encoded by the coding sequence GTGACTTCGTTTAAAGACAAAATTGTTATTCATACGGATGGAGCGTGTTCGGGGAATCCCGGCCCTGGCGGCTGGGGCTGCATCGTGACTCTCCCCGAGGGGCAAGTGCGCGAGTTCGGCGGCGGCCAACCGGCCACAACCAACAATCAAATGGAACTTCAAGCCGTCATCAGCGCCTTCGAGTCGATTCATGACCGTGCTGAAGATGTGATGGTCTGCACCGATTCCACCTATGTCATTCGCGGCATCACTCAGTGGATCTGGGGCTGGATGCGCAAAGGTTGGGTCAACGCCCAAGGCGAACCCGTCGCTAACAAGCAACAGTGGCAAGAGCTGCATGCGCTTCATTCCCGACGAGGAAAAAACAATGTCACTTGGCACTATGTGCGGGGACATCAAGGCAATCCCGGCAACGAACGCTGTGACGAAATTGCAGTTTGCTTTTCGAAGAGACAGTACTGCGAATTGTACGACGGACCTCTCCTCCAGTACGAACACAATCCTTACGATCTACCCGAAGACACTTCTCTGCCGCCCATGCGCGAGGCCACCCCTAAAGCCAAAGCTTACTCTTACTTAAGCGCAGTGAATGGCACAGTGGAGCGCCATCAAACGTGGTCCGATTGCGAACGCCGAGTGAAAGGCCGCTCCGGTGCTAAATTTAAAAAAGCACTATCCCCGGCGGACGAAGAAGTGATTCTCGCCGAATGGGGCTACTCTTCGAAAGATCTTAAATAG
- a CDS encoding flavodoxin family protein yields the protein MTVCGLIVGSAFAKMESMFEHIFESIVVRKGQPETQLSEQRFKEQYRRNFFDPHFKDVSVEVERIVERAWENYNAHRKAPITVKAGPAFKDPEYKLSAEWLSAHQKIQKAQAAWTTSKNRVLVINGSPRNEHTCPGEIPKSYRMVEAAKEIFMEKGVEIDFLDLSRVTSEYGKTIHPCKGCVSTSMALCHWPCSCYPNHSLGHHHDWMNEIYEKWVSAHGIMIITPVHWYQTPSVLKLMIDRLVCADGGNADPTSTSGKNVIQAKKMELAGWPYPKHLAGRAFSVVVHGDATGVNNVRHHLVDWLRDMELIPAGRSGMLEGYIGYNQPYASSHHDLDADKNFMTEVKNGALSLVEKINSIRAGVVEPDHGLSHAIKK from the coding sequence TTGACGGTCTGTGGGCTTATTGTGGGCTCGGCGTTTGCAAAGATGGAAAGCATGTTTGAACACATTTTTGAAAGCATCGTCGTCAGAAAAGGTCAGCCAGAAACTCAACTGAGTGAACAGCGTTTTAAAGAACAGTACCGTAGGAATTTTTTTGATCCTCATTTTAAGGATGTGTCCGTGGAAGTGGAACGCATCGTGGAGAGGGCGTGGGAAAACTACAACGCCCATCGAAAAGCTCCCATCACGGTGAAGGCGGGTCCCGCGTTTAAGGATCCCGAATATAAACTTTCGGCCGAGTGGCTTTCCGCTCACCAAAAAATTCAAAAGGCGCAGGCCGCATGGACCACATCAAAGAACCGAGTGCTTGTGATCAATGGTTCGCCACGCAATGAGCACACCTGTCCCGGAGAAATTCCCAAAAGCTATCGTATGGTGGAGGCCGCCAAAGAGATTTTTATGGAGAAAGGGGTTGAGATCGACTTTTTAGATTTAAGTCGCGTGACCTCTGAGTACGGGAAAACGATTCATCCCTGTAAGGGATGTGTTTCGACGTCCATGGCTCTTTGTCACTGGCCCTGCTCGTGTTATCCCAACCACTCGCTCGGTCATCATCATGACTGGATGAACGAGATCTACGAAAAATGGGTGAGTGCTCATGGGATCATGATTATCACTCCGGTGCATTGGTACCAAACTCCGAGTGTTTTAAAACTGATGATCGATCGATTGGTCTGCGCCGATGGTGGAAACGCAGATCCAACGAGCACTTCTGGAAAAAATGTCATCCAAGCGAAAAAAATGGAGCTGGCCGGTTGGCCCTATCCAAAACATCTTGCCGGGCGAGCTTTTTCCGTCGTTGTTCATGGAGATGCCACAGGTGTGAATAATGTTCGTCATCATCTTGTGGATTGGCTTAGGGACATGGAACTTATTCCCGCCGGCCGTAGCGGAATGCTCGAAGGTTACATCGGCTACAACCAACCTTATGCGAGCAGCCACCACGATCTTGATGCCGACAAAAATTTTATGACGGAAGTTAAAAACGGGGCGCTAAGCCTGGTCGAAAAAATCAATAGCATTCGCGCGGGAGTCGTTGAGCCAGATCATGGCTTATCTCACGCGATCAAAAAATAG
- a CDS encoding MAPEG family protein: protein MSTELTMLGYTIVLGIVQLLMAAQASTSEYGLAWNLSPRDEKKPELRGVKGRIERSFKNFQETFPFFVAAVVLVTVSNQSSPITSLGAQIYFAARIVYIPLYIAGIPVVRSLVWLGSLIGIGMMLIALF from the coding sequence ATGAGCACTGAATTAACCATGTTAGGATACACTATAGTTTTAGGAATCGTGCAGTTGTTGATGGCCGCCCAGGCTTCAACATCCGAGTATGGTTTGGCCTGGAACTTGAGTCCCCGAGACGAAAAGAAGCCCGAGTTAAGAGGTGTTAAGGGGCGCATTGAGCGATCGTTTAAAAATTTTCAAGAGACATTTCCCTTTTTTGTGGCGGCAGTCGTGTTGGTGACGGTATCGAATCAGAGCAGTCCCATCACCTCTTTAGGTGCGCAGATTTATTTTGCAGCACGCATCGTGTATATTCCTCTTTATATTGCCGGAATTCCAGTGGTGCGCTCTTTAGTGTGGCTGGGCTCGTTGATTGGCATTGGAATGATGTTGATCGCACTCTTCTAA
- the hflX gene encoding GTPase HflX produces MTTSTQAKPLNAVLVSIQLPTVSDTENQASLAELARLVTTMGCKVVHQITQKKDSDRSANVLGDGKLQELAKWTGGPGVVGPTFVRKKHKAALRFERTSDDDPQDNADDEDTDEEEAASEDGNRAKANLVIVDTELSPSQLRNLESATGVPALDRTGVIIEIFSRHAKTRAAKLQVEIARLAYLAPRIRETGKHDRQQGGGGKGSGETSIELDRRKIRDRIKELKEELAEIADEQDSRRSRREEITVALVGYTNAGKSSLMRALTGSEVLVADKLFATLDTTIRGIYPETQPKILISDTVGFIKKLPHDLVASFKSTLDEALHASLLLFVVDSSDPTFRSQLEVTKAVLAEVGAGEVPSRLVLNKIDRLSPEELIQLKVEFPEAIFLSAKNPEDVMALHQTLVRHFESPMVDEDVFIPYNVQGVIGEIRAQMRVLNEVYTEGGVTLTVRAHRENLQRLRIKYSLE; encoded by the coding sequence ATGACAACATCGACTCAAGCTAAACCATTAAACGCCGTATTAGTGAGCATTCAACTTCCCACGGTTTCGGACACCGAAAATCAAGCTTCGCTGGCGGAACTCGCCCGTTTAGTGACAACGATGGGTTGTAAGGTGGTCCATCAGATCACGCAAAAAAAAGACTCCGATCGCAGCGCCAACGTTCTCGGCGACGGGAAATTGCAAGAACTGGCAAAGTGGACCGGTGGCCCTGGAGTCGTGGGACCGACATTTGTTCGGAAAAAACATAAAGCGGCTTTGCGCTTTGAACGAACCTCCGACGACGACCCTCAAGATAATGCGGACGATGAAGACACTGACGAAGAGGAGGCCGCATCTGAAGATGGAAATCGTGCAAAGGCCAATTTAGTCATCGTCGACACTGAACTTTCTCCGTCCCAATTGAGAAATCTAGAAAGCGCCACCGGTGTTCCGGCCTTGGATCGTACCGGAGTCATTATTGAAATCTTTAGCCGCCACGCCAAAACTCGCGCCGCAAAACTGCAAGTGGAAATCGCACGTCTCGCTTACCTCGCTCCTCGCATCCGAGAAACGGGGAAGCACGATCGGCAACAAGGTGGTGGCGGTAAGGGCTCCGGCGAAACAAGTATTGAGCTGGATCGTCGTAAGATTCGCGATCGCATTAAAGAGCTTAAAGAAGAACTAGCAGAAATCGCCGACGAGCAAGACTCCCGTCGATCCCGTCGCGAAGAGATCACCGTGGCCCTTGTGGGTTATACGAATGCGGGGAAGTCGTCGCTGATGCGTGCTCTCACCGGCAGCGAAGTTCTTGTCGCCGACAAATTATTTGCCACCCTAGATACCACTATTCGTGGGATCTATCCCGAAACTCAGCCCAAAATTTTGATTTCGGACACGGTGGGCTTTATTAAAAAACTCCCGCACGATCTCGTCGCTTCTTTTAAATCCACATTGGACGAGGCCCTTCACGCCTCCCTGCTGTTATTCGTTGTAGATTCGTCGGATCCCACATTTCGTTCCCAACTGGAAGTGACAAAAGCGGTATTGGCGGAAGTGGGAGCGGGCGAAGTCCCGAGTCGTTTAGTTTTAAACAAGATCGACCGATTGTCCCCAGAGGAATTGATACAATTGAAAGTCGAATTTCCCGAAGCCATTTTTCTTTCGGCAAAGAATCCGGAAGATGTGATGGCCCTTCATCAAACCCTGGTCCGACATTTTGAGAGCCCCATGGTGGATGAGGACGTATTTATCCCTTACAACGTCCAGGGGGTCATCGGCGAAATTCGCGCCCAAATGCGTGTGCTCAATGAGGTCTACACCGAAGGTGGCGTCACCCTTACGGTGCGCGCCCATCGAGAGAATTTGCAGCGCTTACGGATCAAATATAGCCTGGAATAA
- a CDS encoding response regulator, translating to MKTILVVEDETHLREAVCDILRSNNYTILEAANGAQAKTVLSASTVDLIVCDMKMPQMNGFELLKWVRSGKYIPFILMTGVPENLEARAVFEMEIDNFIIKPFSRKDLLSAVSEAFGTSSAKTNKLA from the coding sequence ATGAAGACCATACTGGTGGTCGAAGATGAAACGCACCTTCGCGAAGCGGTGTGTGATATTCTGAGATCCAACAATTACACTATCCTTGAGGCCGCAAATGGGGCCCAGGCCAAAACAGTTCTTAGCGCATCGACGGTGGATCTGATTGTTTGTGACATGAAGATGCCACAGATGAACGGCTTTGAACTCTTGAAGTGGGTTCGCTCAGGAAAATATATTCCATTTATACTCATGACCGGCGTTCCTGAAAACTTAGAGGCTCGTGCTGTTTTTGAAATGGAAATCGATAATTTTATTATTAAACCTTTTAGCCGCAAGGATCTTCTCTCCGCGGTTTCCGAAGCCTTCGGCACAAGCTCCGCCAAAACGAACAAGCTCGCTTAA
- a CDS encoding cell wall hydrolase: protein MKLQTLKKAMALALCLALVSNEAFARHNRRTRRAPVRTAQETRALNCLAAVAAGEAGGHGERAQINTMKTVLNRYRLGYGSSICGIVYARSQFAPRPGRVTPRIRQLAAMMLSKSADQIATAATHFHSYRGAYDRRAPWARRMAYLGFDGAHHLFRLSGTPNARLAAVNQQRLNQGISDGTSPTIMASAQDITDEGLFTLTSI, encoded by the coding sequence ATGAAGTTACAGACATTGAAGAAGGCTATGGCCTTGGCTCTGTGCCTAGCGCTTGTCTCGAACGAGGCCTTCGCGCGCCACAATCGACGCACTCGTCGCGCCCCTGTAAGAACCGCTCAGGAGACCCGCGCTCTCAATTGCCTTGCGGCCGTTGCTGCCGGAGAAGCCGGTGGTCATGGTGAGCGGGCGCAGATCAATACAATGAAGACGGTTCTCAATCGTTATCGACTAGGTTATGGTTCCAGCATCTGCGGGATTGTTTACGCACGCTCGCAATTTGCGCCACGTCCTGGGCGTGTTACTCCTCGCATTCGTCAACTGGCCGCGATGATGCTCAGTAAAAGCGCGGATCAAATTGCTACCGCGGCCACTCACTTTCACTCCTATAGAGGCGCCTACGATCGACGCGCACCTTGGGCTCGCAGAATGGCTTACTTAGGTTTTGACGGAGCTCATCACTTGTTTCGCTTATCTGGGACACCCAATGCTCGTCTCGCGGCTGTGAATCAGCAGCGATTGAATCAGGGCATCTCCGATGGAACTTCTCCGACAATTATGGCCAGTGCGCAGGACATTACGGATGAGGGGCTCTTTACCCTCACCTCCATTTAG
- a CDS encoding extensin family protein, giving the protein MPRLNAALTFKLQSLKQALCIAYPLRYLIYAFVSLMTVFPAHAQSSSGGSMYIPQNSQVGGTGWIFDGDTSDVVEDDSQEVKFSTEAVSAAPSVAPQYTPAPSRRPNPSTVPTPTPRPSVRQSPGRYVGQQAVSVYRRLAGGDSAVQVSGCGGNVTFGASSSRCGPLIFSSRFNSFLMENMPRCVNEALRSEGLPAASHIHVQNMGSYSYRAARGSSQLSMHATGRSLDISAFNLTLSNGQRVNVPMTIASGNRRFYNAFVQCWRTTIRGTQPGCRNSRVAGAIDCRQRLHHDHVHISLPFCPRKPGIISD; this is encoded by the coding sequence ATGCCTAGATTGAATGCGGCTCTCACATTTAAGTTACAAAGTTTGAAGCAAGCCCTATGCATTGCATATCCTCTGAGATATTTGATTTATGCTTTTGTGAGCTTGATGACGGTATTTCCGGCTCATGCCCAGAGCTCTTCTGGTGGATCAATGTATATTCCCCAAAATTCTCAAGTGGGCGGAACCGGTTGGATTTTTGATGGAGATACATCCGATGTTGTTGAAGATGACTCCCAAGAAGTGAAATTTTCGACCGAAGCTGTTTCGGCAGCCCCATCGGTAGCACCGCAATATACACCAGCCCCTTCTCGGCGCCCGAATCCCAGCACAGTGCCGACTCCGACGCCGCGCCCTTCTGTTCGTCAATCTCCAGGCCGCTATGTGGGCCAACAAGCGGTCAGCGTTTATCGCCGATTAGCCGGTGGAGACAGCGCCGTCCAAGTGAGTGGCTGTGGCGGTAACGTGACTTTTGGAGCTTCGAGCAGTCGCTGCGGTCCTCTCATCTTTTCCTCGCGCTTCAATTCCTTTCTTATGGAAAACATGCCCCGATGTGTAAACGAAGCTCTGCGGTCCGAGGGTCTTCCTGCGGCCAGCCATATTCATGTTCAAAATATGGGGAGTTACTCTTATCGCGCGGCTCGAGGCTCAAGCCAGCTCAGTATGCATGCCACTGGTCGTTCGCTAGATATCAGCGCTTTTAATTTGACTCTTTCTAATGGTCAGAGAGTAAATGTTCCTATGACTATCGCCTCTGGAAACCGTCGCTTTTATAATGCCTTTGTGCAATGTTGGAGAACCACGATTCGCGGAACACAACCGGGATGCCGCAATAGCCGAGTGGCCGGTGCCATTGATTGCCGCCAAAGACTTCACCACGATCACGTTCATATCTCTTTACCGTTTTGCCCACGTAAGCCTGGCATTATTTCTGACTAA